A genomic stretch from bacterium includes:
- a CDS encoding glycosyltransferase family 2 protein has protein sequence MTNPRHAYEPNETNRLTKKGLISVIVPVFNEEKTISSVIERLKAVSNAVLEIVVVDDGSNDKTWEVILAIEGIVALRHDINQGKGVAIRTALPHTSGEAVIIQDADLEYYPEEIPLVVFPILDGKADVVYGSRFLQRRMPKGMRWPHWLANRLLANVAAVLYWQRISDVCTCYKAFRGDLIREMPLTCRRFEFCMEVTARFRKRGMHIMEVPISYEARSKQGGKKIGLSDAVIMMWSLIKHRFGD, from the coding sequence ATGACCAATCCACGCCACGCCTACGAGCCGAATGAGACCAATCGGCTAACAAAGAAAGGGCTAATTTCTGTCATCGTTCCCGTTTTCAACGAAGAAAAGACGATCTCATCGGTTATTGAACGGCTTAAAGCCGTCAGCAACGCAGTGTTGGAGATAGTGGTAGTTGATGACGGCTCGAACGATAAAACATGGGAGGTCATACTAGCAATCGAAGGGATTGTGGCGCTACGTCATGATATAAATCAGGGCAAAGGAGTAGCCATACGGACAGCTTTACCTCATACGTCTGGCGAAGCGGTGATTATTCAAGACGCCGATCTGGAGTACTATCCGGAAGAAATACCACTTGTGGTATTTCCCATCCTCGATGGTAAAGCCGACGTTGTTTATGGCTCCAGATTTCTCCAAAGGCGTATGCCAAAAGGGATGCGCTGGCCTCACTGGCTAGCCAACCGTCTGCTTGCGAATGTTGCGGCAGTATTGTACTGGCAGAGAATATCGGATGTTTGCACTTGTTATAAAGCTTTCCGAGGCGACTTGATCCGTGAAATGCCATTAACATGCCGGCGTTTCGAGTTCTGCATGGAAGTCACTGCCAGGTTCCGCAAACGCGGAATGCATATTATGGAAGTCCCTATCAGTTATGAAGCTCGTTCAAAACAGGGCGGAAAGAAAATTGGCCTATCGGATGCTGTCATAATGATGTGGTCGCTAATAAAACACCGATTTGGCGATTAG